From one uncultured Bacteroides sp. genomic stretch:
- a CDS encoding DNA-3-methyladenine glycosylase I yields the protein MEKQRCGWCGTDPLYVQYHDEEWGKEITDDHKMFEFLVLESSQAGLSWSTILRKRENYREAFAGFDVEQVARFTNEDVERLMQNSGIIRNRLKITSTISNACCFIKVQEEFGCFCNYLKSFLPEGKIIVNHWETLDQLPASTHLSDIISKDMKKRGFKFFGTTICYAHLQAVGYVNDHLDCCYYKNSLSSTAVK from the coding sequence ATGGAAAAGCAACGGTGTGGATGGTGCGGAACAGATCCGCTTTATGTGCAGTATCACGATGAAGAATGGGGTAAGGAAATTACCGATGATCACAAAATGTTTGAATTCTTAGTACTTGAAAGTTCACAGGCTGGATTAAGCTGGAGTACAATTTTAAGGAAGAGAGAAAATTATCGGGAAGCATTTGCCGGCTTTGATGTGGAGCAAGTAGCTCGGTTTACAAATGAAGATGTGGAACGATTGATGCAGAATTCCGGAATCATCCGGAATAGGTTGAAAATAACATCTACCATATCCAATGCCTGCTGCTTTATAAAGGTACAGGAAGAGTTTGGCTGTTTTTGTAACTATTTGAAATCTTTCCTGCCTGAAGGGAAAATAATCGTCAATCATTGGGAAACATTAGATCAGCTTCCTGCATCCACTCATTTATCGGATATTATAAGTAAAGATATGAAGAAGAGAGGATTCAAGTTCTTTGGAACAACAATCTGCTATGCCCATTTGCAAGCTGTAGGTTATGTTAACGACCATCTGGACTGTTGTTATTATAAGAACAGCCTCTCTTCCACAGCCGTTAAGTAA
- a CDS encoding DUF47 family protein, which translates to MKINTLLSMFAPKDVKFFPMLEETASILSQSSIYLQELFSCADEEHRTELCRLIKAEEVKGDKVTGSIIHELNNTFITPFDREDVHALADVMDDVIDVINRCAQKVLLYQPHSFPNHAITLVNIINKGCDEIQSAANELSNMKKTDLRLRAHCKEIKKLEEEADVVYEEAIMSLFKGADTMNDTVELIKLKEIIQELEKAANKINSTGKVITTILVKYA; encoded by the coding sequence ATGAAAATTAATACTTTATTGAGCATGTTTGCTCCAAAAGATGTTAAGTTTTTCCCTATGTTGGAAGAAACAGCTTCAATCCTCTCTCAGTCATCAATCTATCTCCAGGAACTCTTTTCTTGTGCAGATGAAGAGCATAGAACTGAATTGTGCAGATTAATTAAAGCCGAAGAAGTTAAAGGTGACAAAGTTACCGGAAGTATTATCCACGAGTTAAACAACACATTCATTACTCCTTTTGATAGGGAAGATGTTCATGCTCTTGCAGATGTTATGGATGATGTTATTGACGTAATTAACCGCTGTGCACAAAAAGTACTTCTTTACCAACCGCACAGTTTCCCTAATCATGCCATTACATTGGTTAACATTATAAACAAAGGTTGCGACGAAATTCAAAGCGCAGCTAATGAACTTTCTAACATGAAGAAAACAGATCTTCGTCTTCGCGCACATTGCAAAGAAATCAAAAAATTGGAAGAAGAAGCTGACGTTGTATATGAAGAAGCTATTATGAGCCTTTTTAAAGGAGCTGACACAATGAATGATACTGTTGAACTTATAAAACTGAAGGAAATTATTCAGGAACTTGAAAAAGCTGCTAATAAGATCAATAGTACAGGGAAAGTTATTACAACTATTCTCGTAAAATACGCCTAA
- a CDS encoding inorganic phosphate transporter, whose protein sequence is MTLLIIVIALGLIFDFINGFHDAANSIATVVTTRVLSPVQAVIWAAMFNFIAFFVAKYLIGEFGIANTVSKVVLEQYITLPIILSGLIAAISWNLMTWWLGIPSSSSHTLIGGFAGAAICGAGFQSIHTSVIVTIASFIVLAPVIGLVISSAITISVLWIFRKVNARFAENFFRRFQLVTSGMFSLGHGLNDSQKVMGIIATAMIAAGQIDSIKNVPDWVPLSCFGAIGLGTMVGGWRIVKTMGSKITKVTPIEGVCAEAAGSLTLYLTEALKIPVSTTHTITGSIMGVGAVKRLSAVRWGVTIDLLWAWILTIPVSAVLAGLIYLLVNFIGIK, encoded by the coding sequence ATGACATTACTTATTATTGTTATTGCATTAGGACTAATTTTCGACTTTATCAATGGCTTTCACGATGCAGCCAATTCTATAGCAACAGTTGTAACCACCCGGGTTTTATCTCCTGTACAAGCTGTTATATGGGCTGCAATGTTTAACTTTATTGCTTTCTTTGTAGCTAAATATCTTATTGGAGAGTTTGGTATTGCCAACACTGTTTCTAAAGTTGTTTTGGAGCAATATATCACTTTACCAATTATTCTTTCAGGACTTATTGCTGCAATTTCATGGAATCTTATGACATGGTGGCTTGGTATTCCTTCCTCATCATCTCACACCTTGATCGGCGGTTTTGCCGGAGCGGCAATTTGTGGAGCAGGATTTCAATCTATCCACACTTCAGTAATCGTAACAATCGCTTCGTTTATTGTATTAGCTCCAGTTATTGGTTTGGTTATATCTTCAGCTATCACGATCTCGGTTTTATGGATATTCAGAAAAGTTAATGCCCGCTTTGCAGAGAACTTCTTCAGGAGATTCCAATTAGTAACTTCTGGTATGTTCAGTTTGGGACACGGTTTGAATGACTCTCAAAAGGTAATGGGTATTATTGCCACTGCGATGATTGCTGCAGGCCAGATTGACTCTATTAAAAATGTACCCGATTGGGTTCCTTTATCATGCTTTGGTGCAATTGGTCTTGGTACTATGGTTGGAGGCTGGCGCATTGTTAAAACAATGGGTAGCAAAATTACCAAAGTTACACCTATTGAAGGTGTATGTGCTGAAGCAGCAGGTTCTTTGACTCTATACTTAACAGAAGCGCTTAAAATTCCTGTAAGTACAACTCACACTATTACTGGTTCTATTATGGGTGTAGGTGCAGTAAAAAGACTATCTGCTGTGCGTTGGGGGGTTACTATAGATTTGCTTTGGGCATGGATTCTAACCATTCCTGTTAGTGCAGTACTTGCTGGCCTGATTTATCTGTTGGTAAACTTCATAGGCATTAAATAA
- a CDS encoding S1-like domain-containing RNA-binding protein — protein sequence MSIELGKFNVLEIVKTVDFGVYLDGEEEGEILLPTRYVPEEYNIGDFLNVFLYLDNEERLIATTLTPLVQVGEFACLEVSWVNEYGAFLNWGLMKDLFVPFREQKMTMMVGKKYVVHAHIDEESYRIVASAKVERYLSKEIPTYQPNEEVSILIWQKTDLGFKAIVENQFSGLLYEGEIFQRLQTGMTLKAFVKQVREDGKIDLMLQKPGFEKIDDFADTLLSYIKEHGGSIELTDKSPAEDIYDTFEVSKKTFKKGVGDLYRKRLIILEANGIRLAQENKK from the coding sequence ATGAGTATAGAACTAGGGAAATTTAACGTACTTGAGATTGTAAAAACAGTCGACTTCGGAGTTTATCTTGATGGCGAAGAGGAAGGTGAAATCTTACTTCCTACTCGTTACGTTCCTGAAGAATACAACATCGGTGATTTCCTTAACGTTTTCCTCTACCTGGATAATGAAGAACGACTGATTGCAACGACTCTGACTCCTTTGGTTCAGGTTGGCGAGTTTGCTTGTCTGGAAGTATCCTGGGTAAACGAATACGGAGCATTCCTTAACTGGGGATTGATGAAAGATCTTTTCGTTCCTTTCAGGGAACAAAAAATGACAATGATGGTTGGCAAGAAATATGTTGTTCACGCACATATTGATGAAGAAAGCTATCGCATTGTGGCTTCAGCCAAAGTAGAACGCTATTTATCAAAAGAAATTCCTACATACCAGCCAAACGAGGAAGTCTCTATTCTTATCTGGCAAAAGACTGACCTGGGATTTAAAGCTATTGTAGAGAATCAATTCAGCGGATTGTTATACGAAGGAGAGATTTTCCAACGTTTACAAACCGGAATGACGCTAAAAGCTTTTGTTAAACAAGTCAGAGAAGACGGCAAAATTGACCTGATGCTTCAGAAGCCAGGATTTGAAAAGATAGACGATTTTGCAGATACTTTATTATCATATATCAAGGAACACGGAGGAAGCATTGAGCTGACCGACAAGAGTCCGGCTGAAGATATATATGATACATTTGAAGTGAGCAAGAAAACATTCAAAAAGGGTGTGGGAGATCTGTATAGAAAAAGATTAATCATTCTTGAAGCCAACGGCATTCGTTTAGCACAAGAAAATAAGAAATAG
- a CDS encoding biosynthetic peptidoglycan transglycosylase has protein sequence MGHKTKIGILVTLGLFIVALIAAYFSRDLLLNSYAKEKFGELKEEYGLNITYDRLHMPGISEIEIEHLAVVPDQRDTLLTLRSAQIDLSFWKMLTLNAEVNQINTDGLHVSFVKKDSLSNYDFLFKKNKKEEAKENEKNYAEKVSHILHLLFGSLPDNGDMKDIVISHRRDTTYTEVQIPTLHIEHNCFVTEIIVKEDNIVRHWMSKGRLQHGEKTIEAELYSKTTGKVLLPYLNKHYGAQVAFDTLAYRLTESKLGGGEIALTGKAEVCGLQLYHPALSPDVVNLDRGRFNYKINVGKDFLELDSATVVQFNKLQFHLYARAQKKDKWHITFGVDKPPFSADELFSSLPKGLFSSLDGLRTSGKLTYHFLLDIDFNNLNALKLESDLKGPGFKILGYGSENLSKMNGSFLYTAYENGHPVRTFIVGPENPNFCPLDSISPLLQTAVMQSEDGSFYAHRGFRLDALRGALIYDLKRNKFARGGSTISMQLVKNVFLNRNKNLLRKLEEAMVVWLIENKGITSKHRMYEVYLNIAEWGPLVYGAREASHFYFDKEPSQLTPEEAIFMASIIPKPKHFRSSFDENMQLKPWLGSYYRLIARRLSRKGLITEEEAANILPVIQVKGAAMRSFPSPKDTTVTVVLPLEDEDNKE, from the coding sequence ATGGGACATAAAACGAAAATAGGTATTCTGGTTACTCTTGGCTTGTTTATTGTGGCTCTTATTGCAGCCTACTTTAGCAGAGATTTACTGTTGAATAGCTATGCAAAAGAGAAATTTGGCGAACTGAAAGAAGAATACGGTCTGAATATTACTTACGACCGCCTTCATATGCCCGGAATTAGTGAAATAGAAATAGAGCATTTAGCGGTAGTTCCCGACCAAAGAGACACACTCTTAACGCTTCGGTCTGCACAGATTGACCTTAGCTTCTGGAAAATGCTTACTCTGAATGCTGAAGTAAATCAGATTAATACCGATGGACTTCATGTTAGTTTCGTAAAGAAAGACTCTCTTTCCAACTACGATTTCCTGTTTAAAAAGAATAAAAAGGAAGAGGCGAAAGAGAACGAGAAGAACTATGCCGAAAAAGTTTCCCACATTCTGCATCTGCTATTTGGCTCTTTGCCTGATAATGGAGATATGAAGGATATTGTAATAAGTCACCGACGAGACACGACCTATACCGAGGTGCAGATTCCCACGCTTCACATCGAACACAACTGTTTTGTTACTGAGATTATAGTCAAGGAAGATAACATTGTTCGTCACTGGATGAGCAAGGGACGATTGCAACACGGAGAGAAAACAATTGAGGCAGAACTCTATTCAAAAACCACGGGTAAAGTATTGCTTCCTTACCTGAATAAACATTATGGGGCGCAGGTGGCATTTGATACGCTTGCTTACCGACTCACTGAGTCTAAACTTGGAGGAGGAGAGATTGCTTTGACCGGAAAGGCCGAAGTTTGTGGACTGCAGCTTTATCATCCGGCTCTTTCTCCTGATGTGGTAAATCTGGACCGGGGACGTTTTAACTACAAGATTAACGTAGGGAAGGATTTTCTGGAGTTAGACAGTGCCACGGTTGTTCAGTTTAATAAATTACAGTTCCATCTTTATGCCCGTGCTCAGAAAAAAGACAAATGGCACATCACTTTTGGGGTTGATAAACCTCCTTTTTCAGCGGATGAGCTGTTCTCTTCTTTACCCAAGGGGCTCTTTAGTAGTTTGGACGGATTAAGAACCAGCGGAAAGCTGACATACCATTTCCTCCTGGATATCGACTTTAATAATCTGAATGCATTGAAACTGGAATCCGATCTGAAAGGACCAGGCTTTAAAATACTAGGCTATGGAAGCGAGAATCTCTCCAAAATGAATGGTTCTTTTCTCTATACTGCCTATGAAAATGGTCACCCAGTACGCACTTTTATTGTTGGCCCCGAGAACCCGAACTTTTGTCCGCTTGACAGTATTTCACCGCTACTTCAAACAGCCGTGATGCAATCTGAAGATGGCTCCTTCTATGCTCATCGGGGATTTCGTCTGGATGCCCTGAGAGGTGCACTTATTTATGATCTTAAACGGAATAAGTTTGCCCGTGGAGGCAGTACAATTTCCATGCAGCTGGTTAAGAATGTCTTTTTGAACCGGAACAAGAATCTGCTCCGGAAACTAGAAGAGGCTATGGTTGTGTGGCTTATTGAAAACAAAGGCATCACATCTAAGCACCGAATGTACGAAGTCTATCTGAATATTGCGGAGTGGGGGCCATTGGTATACGGTGCAAGAGAAGCCTCTCACTTTTACTTCGATAAAGAGCCTTCCCAACTCACTCCGGAAGAGGCTATCTTTATGGCTTCAATCATTCCAAAACCAAAACATTTCCGGAGCTCTTTTGATGAGAATATGCAGCTTAAACCATGGCTGGGCAGCTATTATCGTCTGATAGCCAGACGGCTGAGCAGAAAAGGGCTGATCACTGAGGAGGAAGCAGCCAATATACTTCCCGTTATTCAGGTTAAAGGAGCGGCGATGCGTAGTTTTCCTTCACCAAAAGATACAACAGTCACTGTAGTTCTACCTTTGGAAGATGAAGATAATAAAGAATAA
- a CDS encoding ExeM/NucH family extracellular endonuclease, which yields MRKSLLLFIGILYGLSFCLPLYSQVEIKSFTDGLSPFLNGQEVIFSCPLTVTKTYYSSPSGDIILSPDLLYSPTEVALPGIETNNLATQNNQRKLTLKSSAFTYTDSNHTLRTGSKVTGLRGTLYYSNGTYSLTPTVQPVFSGNERTLSPESVGACNLKVASFNVEYYIADSLMWNLKYGAANRKEFTHQRAKILAALKGLDADIYALCEVGEGNTSVTDLVNGLNEVTSSNNYAYVADNDYSESTYTKNVFIYNKTRVTPYSSLYKFGIKGFQLRQIAQAFDLNSNGERVIITVNHLKAKSDSGSGNNADTGDGQGSFNYQRITQAQLVVNTLNKLTTYYGDPDVLVVGDMNSYSMEDPIKVYTGGGLVNQLKRYSPSDYSYVYSGNVGYLDHSLATSTLSSQVTGARPWHINADEPSYFGYEYSTYYSADPYRCSDHDPIVTGLNLGANGTGLGYAEAKDADKLQVFGESSQGYLTLCAGQIDRVELLSASGQLIFSARNATSGEYFLLPTNALLKGFYLIRAFSGKKVLTSKLLIS from the coding sequence ATGCGAAAGAGCCTTTTGTTATTTATTGGGATATTGTACGGACTCTCATTTTGTTTGCCGTTATATTCCCAAGTCGAAATAAAGTCGTTTACTGATGGTTTATCTCCTTTCCTTAATGGGCAGGAGGTAATTTTTAGTTGTCCGTTAACAGTCACAAAAACATATTATAGCAGTCCATCGGGAGATATTATCCTTTCTCCCGATCTGCTTTATTCTCCTACCGAGGTAGCTTTGCCAGGTATTGAGACAAACAATCTTGCAACTCAGAATAACCAACGAAAGCTTACCCTGAAAAGCAGTGCTTTTACTTACACAGATAGCAACCATACGTTGCGAACCGGGAGCAAGGTTACCGGATTGCGCGGCACCTTATACTACAGTAATGGCACTTATTCGCTGACCCCTACAGTACAACCGGTATTCTCGGGCAATGAAAGAACCCTATCTCCAGAAAGTGTTGGAGCATGCAACCTGAAAGTGGCCAGCTTTAATGTGGAATATTACATTGCCGATAGTTTAATGTGGAACCTAAAGTACGGAGCCGCTAACCGGAAAGAGTTTACCCATCAGCGGGCAAAGATACTGGCAGCCCTCAAAGGATTGGATGCAGATATCTATGCTCTTTGCGAAGTGGGAGAGGGGAATACCTCTGTAACCGATTTGGTGAACGGCTTAAACGAAGTAACCTCATCAAATAACTACGCTTATGTGGCGGATAACGACTATTCTGAAAGCACATATACCAAGAATGTATTTATTTATAATAAGACCAGGGTTACTCCATATAGTTCTCTTTATAAATTTGGAATCAAGGGCTTTCAGCTTCGTCAGATAGCACAGGCATTTGATCTGAATAGTAATGGGGAACGGGTGATTATCACCGTGAACCATCTCAAGGCAAAATCGGACTCAGGGTCGGGAAATAATGCCGATACCGGCGATGGACAGGGAAGTTTTAACTATCAACGGATTACTCAGGCTCAGTTGGTTGTGAATACACTCAATAAACTTACTACTTATTACGGTGACCCCGATGTACTGGTGGTGGGCGATATGAATTCTTACTCCATGGAAGACCCTATCAAAGTATATACGGGTGGCGGACTTGTCAATCAGTTGAAACGTTATTCTCCATCAGACTACAGTTATGTGTATAGTGGGAATGTGGGTTACCTTGATCATTCACTGGCCACCTCCACTCTTAGCTCTCAGGTAACCGGAGCTCGCCCTTGGCACATCAATGCCGACGAACCTTCTTATTTTGGATATGAGTATTCAACTTATTATTCTGCCGATCCTTACCGCTGTTCCGATCATGATCCGATAGTAACCGGACTTAATCTGGGCGCTAATGGTACAGGTCTTGGTTATGCTGAGGCTAAAGATGCAGATAAGCTGCAGGTCTTTGGTGAATCATCTCAGGGATACCTTACGCTTTGCGCCGGACAAATAGATAGAGTAGAGTTACTTTCAGCAAGTGGACAGCTAATTTTTTCGGCAAGAAACGCCACATCCGGTGAATATTTTTTGCTTCCTACAAATGCTTTGCTAAAAGGATTCTATCTGATTCGTGCATTCAGCGGAAAGAAAGTTCTGACCTCGAAATTACTTATATCCTAG
- a CDS encoding TolC family protein yields MKKYIILIAVLLFSGGAFAQQSWSLRDCIEYALKHNIQIQKQEIANEQQKVELNSAKNKRLPDLSGSMSQDFRFGRATSPVDNSYVNKNSSNSSLGLNASVPIFTGFQIPNNIELSKLNLKAATEDLNKAREDISVNVTSAFLQVLFNEELCKVAKEQINLSKEQLDRITRMEEVGKASTAQVYEAKANLAQDELSAVQAENNRKLAILELTQLLELSTPEGFSIVSPEMEPGFGALSTPEDIYTQAIVNKPAVLAAQYRLQGMDKNIKIAQGAYYPTLSLNGSLGTGYYTMSGITSNGFGKQLNDNFNQYIGLSLSIPIFNRYETRNRIKTARLNYSTQALQLEESKKGLFKEIQQAYYNAVAAQAKYTSSKTAVEASEESFKLMRQKYENGKATSVEFNQVKVNLMKASSDRIQAKYDYLFRTKILDFYKGVTLAL; encoded by the coding sequence ATGAAAAAGTATATCATTCTTATTGCAGTATTACTATTTTCCGGAGGGGCTTTTGCTCAGCAAAGCTGGTCTCTCAGGGATTGCATAGAGTATGCTTTGAAGCATAATATCCAGATTCAGAAACAGGAAATTGCAAACGAGCAACAGAAAGTGGAACTGAACTCAGCAAAGAATAAGAGACTTCCCGATTTAAGCGGAAGTATGTCTCAGGATTTTAGGTTTGGGCGCGCAACTTCTCCTGTGGATAACTCTTATGTGAATAAAAACAGCAGTAACAGTAGTTTAGGTCTTAACGCCAGTGTGCCAATTTTTACAGGCTTTCAGATACCAAATAATATCGAATTAAGTAAGCTTAATCTGAAAGCTGCCACTGAGGATTTGAATAAAGCCAGAGAAGATATAAGTGTAAATGTGACTTCCGCATTTTTACAAGTCCTTTTTAATGAAGAATTGTGTAAAGTGGCCAAGGAACAGATTAACCTCAGTAAGGAACAACTCGACAGAATTACCCGGATGGAAGAGGTAGGAAAAGCTTCAACCGCTCAGGTATACGAGGCAAAAGCCAATCTGGCTCAGGATGAACTATCTGCTGTGCAGGCGGAGAATAACCGCAAGCTGGCTATTCTTGAACTTACACAACTACTGGAACTTTCAACTCCAGAGGGATTCTCTATTGTTTCTCCTGAAATGGAACCGGGATTCGGGGCTTTAAGTACTCCGGAAGATATTTATACTCAGGCTATTGTTAATAAACCGGCAGTGTTGGCTGCCCAGTATCGTTTGCAGGGAATGGACAAGAATATTAAGATTGCACAGGGAGCTTATTACCCCACACTCTCTCTTAACGGATCATTAGGTACCGGATATTATACCATGTCGGGTATTACCAGTAATGGCTTTGGTAAGCAATTGAATGATAATTTCAACCAATATATTGGCCTTTCATTAAGTATTCCTATCTTTAATCGTTACGAAACACGTAACAGGATAAAGACAGCTCGATTAAACTATAGTACTCAGGCTCTTCAGTTAGAAGAATCAAAAAAAGGACTCTTTAAAGAGATTCAACAGGCTTATTACAATGCTGTGGCTGCGCAGGCCAAATATACTTCCAGTAAGACTGCTGTTGAAGCGAGCGAAGAATCATTTAAGTTGATGCGCCAGAAGTATGAGAACGGAAAAGCTACATCTGTAGAATTTAATCAGGTAAAAGTGAATCTTATGAAGGCTTCTTCTGATCGTATTCAGGCTAAATATGATTATTTATTCAGAACAAAGATTCTTGATTTTTATAAGGGAGTTACACTTGCTCTGTAA
- a CDS encoding efflux RND transporter periplasmic adaptor subunit, with protein MKKYIRIFLIVVVAAIFISTFVFLYVKSQPKEIKYEIVTPKVADIEKSTVATGKVEPRDEILIKPQISGIVAEVYKQAGQSVKKGEVIAKVKVIPELGQLNSAESRVRIANINYKQALQEYDRQKSLFKDKLISKEEFEKSEVSMKTAKEEVSTSKDNLDIVKEGITKNSATYSNTMIRSTIDGLILDVPIKKGNSVIMSNTFNDGTTIATVANMKDLIFKGKIDETEVGRIKEGMPIKLTIGALQNLKFDAELEYISPKGVTENGANLFEIKAAIHASPNVKIRSGYSANAEIVLERVGKVLSVPESTVEFSGDSTFVYVLKTDKPKQTFDRRRVAVGVSDGIKIQIKGGITAKDKVRGAVIEEKKPDAENKNN; from the coding sequence ATGAAAAAGTACATCAGAATCTTTTTAATAGTGGTTGTAGCTGCCATTTTTATCAGCACATTTGTTTTTCTTTATGTTAAGTCTCAACCCAAAGAAATAAAGTATGAAATTGTAACTCCAAAGGTTGCCGACATTGAAAAAAGTACCGTGGCTACAGGTAAAGTAGAACCTCGTGACGAAATTCTTATTAAACCTCAGATTTCTGGTATTGTGGCTGAAGTCTACAAACAAGCCGGCCAGTCTGTAAAGAAGGGAGAGGTAATTGCCAAAGTAAAGGTAATTCCGGAATTGGGACAATTGAACTCTGCCGAAAGCCGCGTTCGTATTGCAAACATCAACTACAAGCAAGCTTTACAGGAATATGACCGTCAGAAAAGTCTGTTTAAAGATAAATTAATCAGCAAGGAAGAGTTTGAAAAGAGTGAAGTATCAATGAAAACTGCTAAAGAAGAAGTTTCAACTTCAAAAGACAATCTCGATATTGTAAAAGAAGGTATTACCAAAAATTCTGCTACATACAGTAATACGATGATTCGTTCTACTATTGACGGATTGATTCTTGATGTGCCTATTAAGAAAGGAAACTCAGTTATTATGAGTAATACGTTTAATGATGGTACCACTATTGCTACTGTAGCCAACATGAAGGACCTTATCTTTAAAGGAAAGATAGATGAAACTGAAGTAGGCCGCATTAAAGAAGGAATGCCTATCAAGCTAACGATTGGTGCTTTGCAAAATCTGAAATTTGATGCTGAGCTAGAATATATATCTCCGAAGGGAGTTACAGAAAATGGTGCTAATTTATTCGAAATAAAAGCTGCAATCCATGCTTCTCCGAATGTGAAGATCCGTTCAGGTTATAGTGCTAATGCAGAAATTGTGCTTGAGCGAGTGGGAAAAGTATTGTCTGTGCCCGAAAGTACAGTAGAGTTTTCCGGAGATTCAACTTTTGTTTATGTCCTGAAGACAGATAAGCCCAAACAGACTTTTGATAGAAGACGTGTAGCCGTAGGCGTAAGCGATGGAATAAAGATTCAAATAAAGGGTGGTATTACAGCTAAAGACAAAGTGCGTGGGGCTGTGATTGAAGAGAAGAAGCCTGATGCAGAAAACAAAAACAACTAA
- a CDS encoding ABC transporter permease codes for MKFTDIDYWEEILITITRNKTRSMLTAFGIFWGIFMLVALIGGGNGLQQMMSRNFAGFATNSCFVISQQTSEPYKGFRKGRKWDLENNDVATLRSRISDIEDITPNLFRWGASVVRGDKKGTFVAKGVYPSYDKIEKQTMLYGRFINDVDISEQRKVCTIGTRIYETLFKKGQDPCGQYIRVDGIYYQIVGVCSGVSNINIGGSSEEMVNIPFATMQQAYNMGKIVHIICLTAKHGVSITSLEPKIQELIKYNHLISPKDPQAVMVLNMEEMFKMVDSLFTGIRTLVWLVGLGTLLAGAIGVSNIMMVTVRERTVEIGIRRAIGARPREIMQQILSESMVLTAIAGLTGISFAVLILQVAEVGITASGTVAHFQVSFWTAIGMALLLLSLGLFAGLAPAYRAMSIKPIDAMRDE; via the coding sequence ATGAAATTTACAGATATAGATTATTGGGAGGAAATCCTCATAACTATTACCCGCAACAAAACACGTAGTATGTTGACCGCTTTTGGTATTTTCTGGGGAATATTTATGCTGGTTGCCTTAATCGGGGGAGGTAATGGCTTGCAGCAGATGATGAGCCGTAACTTTGCCGGATTTGCAACGAACTCGTGTTTTGTTATTAGTCAGCAGACTAGTGAACCTTATAAGGGATTCCGTAAAGGCCGTAAATGGGATTTGGAAAATAATGATGTGGCAACGCTTCGAAGCCGTATTTCTGATATTGAAGATATAACTCCCAACCTTTTCCGATGGGGAGCTAGTGTCGTTCGTGGCGATAAAAAGGGTACGTTTGTTGCTAAGGGAGTATATCCTTCTTATGACAAAATTGAAAAGCAAACAATGTTGTATGGTCGCTTTATTAATGATGTTGATATAAGTGAGCAGCGTAAAGTCTGCACTATTGGTACCCGTATATATGAAACACTATTCAAAAAAGGACAAGATCCCTGCGGACAGTACATTCGTGTGGATGGAATCTATTACCAAATTGTAGGTGTCTGCTCAGGAGTCAGTAATATCAATATTGGCGGGTCAAGTGAAGAGATGGTAAATATTCCTTTTGCTACTATGCAGCAAGCTTACAATATGGGGAAAATAGTACATATAATCTGTTTAACGGCTAAGCATGGCGTATCAATAACTTCTTTAGAACCCAAGATACAAGAATTGATAAAGTATAATCACCTGATATCTCCCAAAGATCCTCAGGCAGTGATGGTTCTGAATATGGAAGAGATGTTTAAGATGGTAGACAGTTTGTTTACTGGTATCAGGACACTTGTATGGCTTGTTGGATTAGGAACATTACTTGCCGGTGCTATCGGTGTGAGCAACATAATGATGGTTACCGTTCGTGAGCGAACTGTGGAGATTGGAATTCGCCGGGCAATTGGTGCTCGTCCTCGTGAGATAATGCAACAGATTCTTTCTGAGAGTATGGTGTTGACGGCCATTGCCGGCCTAACCGGAATCTCATTTGCAGTTTTGATTCTTCAGGTTGCTGAAGTAGGGATTACAGCCAGTGGCACGGTTGCTCACTTTCAGGTTTCTTTCTGGACGGCAATAGGAATGGCACTTCTGCTACTCTCTCTGGGATTGTTTGCCGGACTGGCGCCAGCTTACCGGGCAATGTCAATAAAACCTATTGATGCTATGCGTGATGAATAA